The sequence below is a genomic window from Nocardia fluminea.
CGCGTACCGACGCTGTCCGGAATCGCCTCGACCGCGATGATCCTCGGCCGTTGTGCGGCGGGCTGTTCACGAAAGAAATTGCGCACACCGGCGGCCGCGCTGCCGACGGTGAGCACCGCGGCCGGCTCGCAGTCACCGAGGACGGCGTGCAGCCGGTCGCTGTGGCCCTGCTCCTCCGGATCGAACAGTGGCACAGCCACGTTCCCCGCGTACACCGCCGCGAACAGCGCGACGACATAGTCCAGCCCCTGCGGCGCCAGCACCGCCACGCGGTCGCCGGGCTGGGTCACCTGCTGCAATCGCGCGGCCACCGCGCGCAGCCGCACACCGAACTCGCGCCAGGTCAGCTCCCGGTATTCCCCCTCACGTTCTGTCGAATAGTCGATGAAGCGATAGGCCAGGTCGTCCCCGTTGGCCTCGCTGTGTTTGTCGACGAAGTCGATCAGGGTCTGATCGCCGGGAATCCGGATAGTCCCCAGTTCGTCTACATAGTCGTCGAAAGTCTCGCCGATCATTCCCAATCCTTTTCAACGCACATTGACTCCGAATCCGCCACGACAAGGCGGATCGTCAATACCGCCCGAACGAGATCGCCACGTTGTGACCGCCGAAACCGAAGGAGTTGTTCACCGCGTAATCGATGCGACCACGCCGCGCCTGACCCGACACGACGTCCAAATCGATAGCGGGGTCCTGATTGTCCAGATTCAGCGTGGGCGGAACGATGCTGTCGCGCACACTGAGCACCGTCAGCACCGATTCGAGCGCACCGACCGCGCCGATCGAATGCCCGAGAGCCGATTTCGGCGCGTACACCGAGGCGTGCGAGCCGATGGCTTTCGCGATCGCATTGGCCTCGGCGGTGTCACCGATCGGGGTCGCGGTGGCATGAGCGTTGATGTGGGTGACGTCGGCGCGGCTGATCCCGCCGGTCTGCATCGCCCGCGTCATCGCCCGCGCGGCACCGGTGCCCTCGGGATCCGGGGCGACGAGGTGGAACCCGTCGGAGGTGATGCCCGCCCCGAGCAGCCGGGCGTGAATGGTCGCGCCGCGCGCCTTCGCGTGCTCCTCGGTCTCGATCACCATCATCGCGCCCGCCTCGCCGAAGACGAACCCGTCACGGTCGACGTCGAAGGGGCGCGAGGCCGCCTTGGGATCGTGGTTGCGGGTACTCATCGCCCGCATCTGCGTGAACGCCGCGATCGGCACCGCCTGGATGGAGCCCTCGACACCGCCGGTGACCACCATGTCGGCATCGCCCATCTTGATCATCCGCCACGCGTTGGCGATCGCCTCCGAGCCCGACGAGCAGGCCGAGACCGGCGTGGAAACCCCTGCGCGCGCGCCCAATTCGATGCCGACGCAGGCCGCTGGGCCGTTGGGCATGATGGCCTGCACGGTCAACGGCGAGACCTTGCGGTAGCCGCCGTTGCGGAGCCGGTCGCGGGCGTAGATCAGCGATTCCGCGCCGCCGAGGCCGGTACCGATCGAGACGCCGAGCCGGTCGCGGTCCACGGTGGGGCTGCCCGCGTTGCGCCACACCTCACGGCCGAGGACCACGGCCATCTGTTCGACGTAGGACAGTTTGCGCGCCTCTTCGCGGGTGAGCGAGAGGGTGGGCGACACCTTGAGGTGTCCGCCGATCCGCACCGGAAGTTCGAAGTCGTCGATGAAGGAGTCTTCCAAGACGTCGATTCCGCTCTCGCCGTTGAGCAGACCTTTCCAGGTCGAGTCGACGTCGCCCGCGATCGACGTGGTCGCCGCCAGGCTCGTGACCACGATGTCCGTCATAATTTTCGCTCACTCTCTCTAGCTATGCCACGACTGATCGGGAACCGCTGATGGAGCTGAACTGGTGGAGCGTATATGCACACGGCGCGACGCGCCCAAATTCCGAAACAGTGCGCAGGAACACCGTGTCGTTTCCAGGCGCGATGCGCCGGGTCTATTGTGACGACGGGCAACACTACCGGACCGACGCAACTCTCGCTTTTCACTAACCGGAAAGGGCAACGAGCGTGGCCAGGAACCTGACCCAACTGGAACTACTGATCGAGCTGGAACCCATCGCCGCAAGCAATGTCGACCGTCATCTATCGATGGCCAAGGACTGGCACCCGCACGATTACGTGCCGTGGGACCGTGGCCGCAACTTCGCGTTCATGGGCGGAACCGATTGGGAGCCAGAGCAATCCACGCTCAGCGAACTCGCCAAGGCGGCGATGGTCACCAACCTGCTCACCGAGGACAACCTGCCCTCCTACCACCGTGAGATCTCCGAGAACTTCTCCAAGGACGGCGCCTGGGGCACCTGGGTGGGTCGCTGGACCGCCGAGGAGAACCGGCACGGCATCGTGCTGCGCGACTACCTCGTGGTGACCCGTGGGGTCGACCCGGTCGCGCTCGAGCAGGCCCGCATGATCCACATGACCAACGGATACTCCGCGATGGCCGTCGTGGACGACAAGGCACCCGGCTTCGACATCCACGCCTCGACCGGCGCCGGACTCCTGTTCTCCGTGGCCTATGTGACCTTCCAGGAACTGGCCACCAGGGTGAGCCACCGCAACACCGGCCGGGTCTGCGACGATCCGATCGCCGACCGCATGCTCGCCCGCATCGCCGCCGACGAGAACCTGCACATGATCTTCTACCGCAACCTGTGCGCCGCCGCGCTCGACCTGGCCCCCGACCAGACCGTCGAGGCGATCAACACCATCGTGCAGAACTTCCAGATGCCCGGCGCCGGCATGCCGGGCTGGCGGCGCAACGGCGTGCTGATGGCCAAGCACGGCATCTACGATCTGCGCCAGCACCTCGAAGAGGTACTGATGCCCGTGCTGCGCAAGTGGGAGATCTTCGAGCGCAACGACTTCGGGCCGCGAGGCGAACGCGATCGCGAGGATCTGGCAGCGTTTCTCGAGCGACTGGGCGCGGACGTCCTGCGCTTCGAGGAGCAACGCGATCGCTCACTGGCACGGGCGGCCGCGCGCGAGCACCAATCGGCCTGATCGACTCCGGCCCGGCCGCTACCGGGCCGGATCGCGGCGCGCGTCGTTCTTGTTGCGGTACATCGCCGCGTCCGCCGCGTGCACCAATTCGTCCACGGCACCGGGCAATCGCTCGAAGAAGGCGGTGCCGATGCTGGCGCCGACCGCGAGCATGTGCCCGTCCACGGCGAGCGGCTCGGTGAGCGCGGACAACAGCGTCTCGGCCAGCCGCGCCAATTGCGCTTCCCCGGAACATCTTTCGACGAGCACCAGGAACTCGTCGCCGCCGATGCGGGCGGCGAGCGCCTCGTCGGGACGCACCGCGTCGCGCATCCGGTCGGCTACGACCTCGAGCACCCGGTCTCCCACCGTGTGCCCCCACAGGTCGTTGATCTCCTTGAAACCGTCGAGATCGAGATAGCAGACCCCGATCGGCGGTTGCGCGCCTGCCAGTCTGTTGAACAGGTGCGGACGGTTCGGGAGACCGGTGAGCGCGTCGTGATTGGCGTCGTGCCACAGCCGGTCGGCGAGCTGCTTGCGCTCGGTGACGTCGACCGCGACACCGATCAAGAACTCGATGCCCCCGTCGCTGTTGCGCACCGCCGACATCGACAGGTCGATCGCGGTTACCCGCCCGTCGGCATGCAGATGCTCGGTCTCGGTGCGGAAGCTCTCCGATTCGCCGGCGACCATGAGCTGGAGTTGTTCGAACGCGAAGTTCAGGTTGCGTGGGCCGAGGATGTCGGCGACGGTCCGGCCCGGCATCGTCTCCGGGGTCTGGCCCAGCATGTGAGCCATGATGGCGTTGCAGTTGACCACCTGACCGGTCATGTCGACGGTGCCGATACCGACGAGCGCGCCGTCGAAAACCGCCTCGAAACGGGCCTCCGAGAGCGCCCGGCGGTTCTCGGCCTCCTGAGCCGCGGCGAGCACCGCCGCCAGCGTGGCCTCCTGCTCGGCCAGCGCGGCGGCCCGCAGTGCCGCCGTGAACCCTGCGGCGAAGTCGGCCGCCAGTTTGATCGCCCGGTCGCGGATCTGCGGTAGCGCGGGGTCGGCCGGACCGTCGGCGACGATCTCGACCAGATCGGCACAGATCACCGGCACCGAACGGCTCACCGCCGACGGATCACGGTAGTTGGCGGCGACCAGCATCCGAGCCGCCCGCCGCGCGATATCCGGATCCTCCCCACCGCGTGCCGCGTCGATCAGACCGGTACACAGGGCAGCCAGCATCTCTTCGATCTGCGAGCGGTTGAGGGTAGGAGCTACGACGCCGTCGAGGGCATCCGCCCACCGCTGCGCCAGCTCCCACGACCCCACTGCTTCATCCACCTGTCATCGTCTATCGCACCCGCCATGTCAGGCGGTCTACTTCTTGATCGCGACCCCACCCATGCCGAGCGAACGGCCTGGCTTCTCGTGCTGATCACGCTCGGACTCGGGCCGCCACAGCGGCAACTCGACAACGCCGGGCTCGACCGAATCCCATCCCTCGAACAACGCGACGATCTCGTCCTTGGACCGGAAATGAATTCCGACTTTGGACTGGTTCACCGAGTGCGTACCCAGTTTACCGGCGTCATCGGGCCGAAGCTCGGAGGTGAGATGTGAAATGGCTATGAAACTACCCGGTGCGACGGCTTCGCGCAGCGCGGTGACCTTGCCGACCGGATTGTCGACGTCGGGCACCAGGTGCAGCACCGCGATCAGCAGTAGACCCACCGGGGCGTCGAAGTCGATCAAACCCGTCTCACGTACCGCGGCGACCAGATCGCCGGGTTTGCGAAGGTCGGCCTCGATCGCACCCGCAAGGTCGTTGCCCTGCAGGATGGTTCGCGAATGGGCTACCGCCACCGGGTCGATGTCGACATAGAGCACCTTGGCTTCCGGGTCGATCTCGTGCACGATCTCGTGCACGTTGCCCGCGGTCGGGATGCCCGACCCCACGTCGAGAAACTGCCGGATTCCGGCGTCGAGCATGAAGCGGACCGCCCGGCGCAGAAACGCGCGATTGCTCAGCGCCAACCGCGGCAGGTCGGGGACGAGCTTGGTGGCCAGCTCCGCGGCGTCTCGGTCGACCGCGAAGTTGTGCGAGCCGCCGAGCAACGCGTCGTACATCCGAGCCGGGCTCGGATGCTGCATATCGACACCTTCAGGCGCCCATATCGGCCGTTCCATCGAATTCCCCTGTCTGCCATCACCGCACCGCGTCCTCGCAACCCGCGACGACGCCACCCGCATCGTAATCGGCCACACCGACATCGGCGCGGCTATCAATTAGCGAGGGTCATGTACTCAAGTAACGATGCTGTCGAGAGCTACTTCTCGGAACCGTAGGGCTTGGCCCAGAGTGGGGCTACGTCCGGGGTCATCGTGGCGACCACCGGGATTCCCGCGGCCATGAAATTGTCCAGGGCGCGGCGCATGTGGTCGGCGGAGGTGATGAGGACAGCTTCCGTCACGCCGAGCGCTTGCATCATGCGCGCCGAGAATTCGGCGTTCTGCACCGTGGACCCCGCTTCGGTTTCCGCGTGCAGCCGTTGCCTGGCGACACCACGAATATTGAGCCAGTCGGCCATCACCTGCGCCTCGGTCACGCCGTTGCGTGGATTGCCACCGGTCACGATCACCGGGGAAGCCGGTGACATAAACGCCTGAATCAACGCCGCGTGCAAGCGATTACCCAATTCCGGTCGCATCGTGCCGTCGGGCAGGAGGCCGTATCCGAGCACCACGATCGCGGTCTGGGGCCCGTAGGTGGCAGGCAGCTCGATTCCGGCGAGGCCGGCGACCGAGCCGACCGCACCGACCAGCGGATCGGGGGACGGCGCGGCGGCACCGGGTGGTGCGGTAGCGACCGCACCCACCAGGGCCGCGGGCAGCACCAGAGCGACCGCACAACGACGCAGTGTCTGGTGAGTGAAGAGCCAGTTCATGGTGACCTCCCGAAGCGACGTCGCATCATCGTCGCGCACCGGAACAGCCGACATGCCAGTTTCTGAAATGTTGACGGTTCGGACTATCCGCCCCGGTCCAGGAGGTATCCTGGGAACGCAAAAAGGCCCTCCAACCGAAGTTGGAGGGCCTTTCGCAATGATGTTCCGGCAGTGTCCTACTCTCCCACACCCTGTCGAGTGCAGTACCATCGGCGCAGGTGGCCTTAGCTTCCGGGTTCGGAATGGGACCGGGCGTTTCCCCACCGCTATAACTACCGTAACTCTATGAAACTAGACAGCGCGACATCTCCAGAACCCACAACCCAAAAGAGTGTGGTTCTTTCATGTCTGCTGCAGTGTCTGTTGTTTCAGAAACCGCACAGTGGACGCGTAACACCTTCGATAGTAAGCCCTCGGCCTATTAGTACCAGTCACCTACACCAGTTACCTGGCTTCCAATTCTGGCCTATCAACCCCATGGTCTGTAGGGGGCCTTAACCCATCAAGTGGGAGAGAAACCTCATCTTGGAACAGGCTTCCCGCTTAGATGCTTTCAGCGGTTATCCCTTCCGAACGTAGCCAACCAGCAGTGCTCCTGGCGGAACAACTGGCACACCAGAGGTTCGTCCGTCCCGGTCCTCTCGTACTAGGGACAGCCTTCCTCAAGTTTCTTACGCGCGCGGCGGATAGAGACCGAACTGTCTCACGACGTTCTAAACCCAGCTCGCGTGCCGCTTTAATGGGCGAACAGCCCAACCCTTGGGACCTACTCCAGCCCCAGGATGCGACGAGCCGACATCGAGGTGCCAAACCATCCCGTCGATATGGACTCTTGGGGAAGATCAGCCTGTTATCCCCGGGGTACCTTTTATCCGTTGAGCGACACCGCTTCCACTTGCCGGTGCCGGATCACTAGTCCCGACTTTCGTCCCTGCTCGACCTGTCAGTCTCACAGTCAAGCTCCCTTGTGCACTTGCACTCAACACCTGATTGCCAACCAGGCTGAGGGAACCTTTGGGCGCCTCCGTTACATTTTGGGAGGCAACCGCCCCAGTTAAACTACCCACCAGGCACTGTCCCTGAACCAGATCATGGTCCGAGGTTAGAAGTCCAATACGATCAGAGTGGTATTTCAACGACGACTCCACCCGAACTAGCGTCCGAGCTTCACAGTCTCCCACCTATCCTACACAAACCGTACCGAACACCAATACCAAGCTATAGTGAAGGTCCCGGGGTCTTTTCGTCCTGCCGCGCGTAACGAGCATCTTTACTCGTAATGCAATTTCGCCGAGTCTGTGGTTGAGACAGCAGAGAAGTCGTTACGCCATTCGTGCAGGTCGGAACTTACCCGACAAGGAATTTCGCTACCTTAGGATGGTTATAGTTACCACCGCCGTTTACCGGGGCTTAAATTCTCAGCTTCGCCCTTACAGGCTAACCGGTCCTCTTAACCTTCCGGCACCGGGCAGGCGTCAGTCCGTATACATCGTCTTACGACTTCGCACGGACCTGTGTTTTTAGTAAACAGTCGCTTCTCTCTGGTCTCTGCGACCCCACCCAGCTCCCGGAGTAAATCCGCTCACCAGATGTGGTCCCCCTTCTCCCGAAGTTACGGGGGCATTTTGCCGAGTTCCTTAACCACAGTTCTCTCGATCGCCTTAGTATTCTCTACCTGACCACCTGTGTCGGTTTGGGGTACGGGCCGTGTACCAGCTCGCTAGAGGCTTTTCTCGGCAGCATAGGATCACTGAATTCCCCTCAACGGGTACGCATCACGTCTCAGGCTGTATGCAACACGGATTTGCCTATGTTGCGCCCTACACGCTTACACCAGGTATTCCATCACCTGGCCCAGCTACCTTCCTGCGTCACCCCATCGCTTACCTACTACAGCGAAGGTCCTGTGCAGCCGTCATCCCCCTCACCCGAAGGCTCGGTCAGACAACATTTGGACAGTTAGTACCACTGATTCAGCATTGGGCGCGGATACACGGGTACGGGAATATCAACCCGTTGTCCATCGACTACGCCTGTCGGCCTCGCCTTAGGTCCCGACTCACCCTGGGCGGATTAACCTGGCCCAGGAACCCTTGGTCATTCGGCGGACGAGTTTCTCACTCGTCTTTCGCTACTCATGCCTGCATTCTCACTCCCGTGGCCTCCACAGCTAGTTCACACTGCTGCTTCCACGGCCACAGGACGCTCCCCTACCCATCCCAGCACCTGGCCCAACCCCAAAAGGTTGGACGGGCTATTGCTGGAATGCCGCGGCTTCGGCGGTGTACTTGAGCCCCGCTACATTGTCGGCGCAGGATCACTTGACCAGTGAGCTATTACGCACTCTTTCAAGGGTGGCTGCTTCTAAGCCAACCTCCTGGTTGTCTAAGCGACCCCACATCCTTTTCCACTTAGTACACGCTTAGGGGCCTTAGCCGGCGATCTGGGCTGTTTCCCTCTCGACTACGAAGCTTATCCCCCGCAGTCTCACTGCCACGCTCTCACACACCGGCATTCGGAGTTTGGCTGACTTCGGTAAGCTTGTGGGCCCCCTAGGCCATCCAGTAGCTCTACCTCCGATGTGAAACACGTGACGCTGCACCTAAATGCATTTCGGGGAGAACCAGCTATCACGGAGTTTGATTGGCCTTTCACCCCTACCCACAGCTCATCCCCTCAGTTTTCAACCTAAGTGGGTTCGGGCCTCCACGACGTCTTACCGTCGCTTCACCCTGGCCATGGGTAGATCACTCCGCTTCGGGTCCATAATGTGCGACTGAATTTCGCCCTATTCAGACTCGCTTTCGCTACGGCTACCCCTCGACGGGTTAACCTCGCCACACACCGATGACTCGCAGGCTCATTCTTCAAAAGGCACGCCATCACCCCACACAACCAAAGGTTGCGAAGGCTTTGACGGATTGTAAGCGCACGGTTTCAGGTACTATTTCACTCCCCTCCCGGGGTACTTTTCACCTTTCCCTCACGGTACTAGTCCGCTATCGGTCACCAGGGAGTATTCAGGCTTACCGGGTGGTCCCGGCAGATTCACAGCAGATTTCACGGGCCCGCTGCTACTCGGGAGACATCCACAACAGCCAAGAAGTTTTCGTTTACCGGACTATCACCGTCTATGGCAGGCCGTTCCAGACCACTTCAACTAACCACTTGGTTTCTTACTGTTGCTCAACTCGGCAGAGTTGAGAAGAATGATCCCACTACCCCAGCTAGACAACGACTGCCGTCTATCACATCTAACTGGTTTAGCCTCATCCGCTTTCGCTCGCCACTACTCACGGAATCACTGTTGTTTTCTCTTCCTGTGGGTACTGAGATGTTTCACTTCCCCACGTTCCCTCCACACACCCTATATATTCAGATGCGGGTAACACGACATCACTCGTGCTGGGTTTCCCCATTCGGAAATCCTCGGATCTCAGCTCGGTTGACAGCTCCCCGAGGCTTATCGCAGCCTCCTACGTCCTTCATCGGCTCCTGGTGCCAAGGCATCCACCGTACGCTCTTAAACACTTACTAACAAAGATGCTCGCGTCCACTGTGCAGTTCTCAAACAACACACCCGTTGTGACCTCATACCCAGACCTACTCAGCGTGACCGCCGGCGGTTTCGAGGAAGATCTCATCGGATCGTTTGTTTTGCCGTGAAAAAACACTTTCGCGTGTTCTTTCAGGACCCAATAGTGTGTCGGTATACCCATCGCGGCCGAAGACATTGCTTCGACCGTATGCGATGAAAGTTGTCAGCGTTCCACCCATGAGCTCCAGCCGGACCACGAATGGGTCCGAAACTGTCTCTGCCAGCAGCGTTCTCGACTCTTCGAGACGCTCACTGGAGAATTGCTCCTTAGAAAGGAGGTGATCCAGCCGCACCTTCCGGTACGGCTACCTTGTTACGACTTCGTCCCAATCGCCGATCCCACCTTCGACGGCTCCCTCCCACAAGGGGTTAGGCCACCGGCTTCGGGTGTTACCGACTTTCATGACGTGACGGGCGGTGTGTACAAGGCCCGGGAACGTATTCACCGCAGCGTTGCTGATCTGCGATTACTAGCGACTCCAACTTCACGGGGTC
It includes:
- a CDS encoding acyl-ACP desaturase is translated as MARNLTQLELLIELEPIAASNVDRHLSMAKDWHPHDYVPWDRGRNFAFMGGTDWEPEQSTLSELAKAAMVTNLLTEDNLPSYHREISENFSKDGAWGTWVGRWTAEENRHGIVLRDYLVVTRGVDPVALEQARMIHMTNGYSAMAVVDDKAPGFDIHASTGAGLLFSVAYVTFQELATRVSHRNTGRVCDDPIADRMLARIAADENLHMIFYRNLCAAALDLAPDQTVEAINTIVQNFQMPGAGMPGWRRNGVLMAKHGIYDLRQHLEEVLMPVLRKWEIFERNDFGPRGERDREDLAAFLERLGADVLRFEEQRDRSLARAAAREHQSA
- a CDS encoding YdcF family protein, with protein sequence MNWLFTHQTLRRCAVALVLPAALVGAVATAPPGAAAPSPDPLVGAVGSVAGLAGIELPATYGPQTAIVVLGYGLLPDGTMRPELGNRLHAALIQAFMSPASPVIVTGGNPRNGVTEAQVMADWLNIRGVARQRLHAETEAGSTVQNAEFSARMMQALGVTEAVLITSADHMRRALDNFMAAGIPVVATMTPDVAPLWAKPYGSEK
- a CDS encoding KasA/KasB family beta-ketoacyl-ACP synthase, whose protein sequence is MTDIVVTSLAATTSIAGDVDSTWKGLLNGESGIDVLEDSFIDDFELPVRIGGHLKVSPTLSLTREEARKLSYVEQMAVVLGREVWRNAGSPTVDRDRLGVSIGTGLGGAESLIYARDRLRNGGYRKVSPLTVQAIMPNGPAACVGIELGARAGVSTPVSACSSGSEAIANAWRMIKMGDADMVVTGGVEGSIQAVPIAAFTQMRAMSTRNHDPKAASRPFDVDRDGFVFGEAGAMMVIETEEHAKARGATIHARLLGAGITSDGFHLVAPDPEGTGAARAMTRAMQTGGISRADVTHINAHATATPIGDTAEANAIAKAIGSHASVYAPKSALGHSIGAVGALESVLTVLSVRDSIVPPTLNLDNQDPAIDLDVVSGQARRGRIDYAVNNSFGFGGHNVAISFGRY
- a CDS encoding SAM-dependent methyltransferase, yielding MERPIWAPEGVDMQHPSPARMYDALLGGSHNFAVDRDAAELATKLVPDLPRLALSNRAFLRRAVRFMLDAGIRQFLDVGSGIPTAGNVHEIVHEIDPEAKVLYVDIDPVAVAHSRTILQGNDLAGAIEADLRKPGDLVAAVRETGLIDFDAPVGLLLIAVLHLVPDVDNPVGKVTALREAVAPGSFIAISHLTSELRPDDAGKLGTHSVNQSKVGIHFRSKDEIVALFEGWDSVEPGVVELPLWRPESERDQHEKPGRSLGMGGVAIKK
- a CDS encoding sensor domain-containing diguanylate cyclase, giving the protein MDEAVGSWELAQRWADALDGVVAPTLNRSQIEEMLAALCTGLIDAARGGEDPDIARRAARMLVAANYRDPSAVSRSVPVICADLVEIVADGPADPALPQIRDRAIKLAADFAAGFTAALRAAALAEQEATLAAVLAAAQEAENRRALSEARFEAVFDGALVGIGTVDMTGQVVNCNAIMAHMLGQTPETMPGRTVADILGPRNLNFAFEQLQLMVAGESESFRTETEHLHADGRVTAIDLSMSAVRNSDGGIEFLIGVAVDVTERKQLADRLWHDANHDALTGLPNRPHLFNRLAGAQPPIGVCYLDLDGFKEINDLWGHTVGDRVLEVVADRMRDAVRPDEALAARIGGDEFLVLVERCSGEAQLARLAETLLSALTEPLAVDGHMLAVGASIGTAFFERLPGAVDELVHAADAAMYRNKNDARRDPAR